The Candidatus Poribacteria bacterium genome contains the following window.
CTCACGGAACAGCTCAGCCGCATCCTCGCCTACATCGAAAAACTGAACGAGCTCGACACGAACGACGTGCCGCCGACGTCGCACGTGCTGCCCATCCGCAATGTCGTCCGGCGCGACGAAGCGGCGGCGTCCATGTCCCGTGAGG
Protein-coding sequences here:
- the gatC gene encoding Asp-tRNA(Asn)/Glu-tRNA(Gln) amidotransferase subunit GatC encodes the protein MSRITTQDVEYVAQLARLELSDEETSQLTEQLSRILAYIEKLNELDTNDVPPTSHVLPIRNVVRRDEAAASMSREAALAIAPEESEGHYEVPRVIE